The nucleotide sequence AAAGTCACCCTCGGGTAGTCCAATGATGTGTTCTTTTTGTACATCTATCTCATCCATGAGGATATTTCCAAGTTTGAAGTCACCTCTACACCTGATTCCTGCATTTGTAATGGTAGAATACCAAGCTTTAACTTTGGATTCTCTGAACTGACATGGTAAAGCAGTTAAATACGTTAATGAAGTGGCACAGAGTAATACATCTCCTAAAACCAGacataaaatttcacatttactAACACAGAAAGCAAACCCCATTTTTTGAAGACATCCTAAAATTCAGAATAGGAAAATGCACACCATACTCGTACCTATCAAAGTATCAAAAGTTTCATCAATAATGGCTTTCTTCTCAATCCACTGAGACTTCTTACGCTGTAATATTTTCACATACTCTTCGGCTCGAagtttcttcttgaaaaataagTTCTCTTTTTTCTCCAAACAATCCagttcagttttttctttttctaatgtCTCGATTAAACTGGCTCTCTTTGTACGTACATCTTCGAGATTCTTTTCTTTAGATTTGAAATTAGATTCGGCAATTGCGTACTCTTCTTCGGCCTCGTTCAGATTTAGTTTCACATCAGAGTCCATTTTAGTGACTTGGGTGTACTCGTAGATCACCATGATCCATTTGTAAATGGCTAAAGAGCAAATTAAGGGGTTTGCGATGAGCCTGATGTCATCAAGACGTGTAAAAATGTGACTAATAAAAATACCTTCAGCAGCCACCGAACAGCTGCGTATTTTATCACCGTCGAAATCCTCATTCGATGcgattttctcttcaaaaatacGAACGTTACGAGTGGATACTTCTGATTTATCGAAATTCACTAAAATATCGATAAACTTCGGATCACCGATAAACTTGACCGTAGGTCTCCAAGAATCTTCGACTACTTTACCCGATTCTTGTACTTTTTCTGGTTTGATTTCCTATTtataaaagattcaaaaaattatttaaaaatagtcTATGAGAAATAAAAAGAGGGCGacgttgttgaaaaaaacgacCTTGATGATAGCCAAAGCTTCTACTACAGCTTTCAGAGGTTTAGGTggatttttcattgtttttaataAAGTTATATCAGTTGACGAAAGTGACTGTAGATTTTCACAAACGTTTTCCCACACGACCTGGATTTGAGCAACCTGTTGTTCGAATTCTTGTTTTCTAGAGTTCAAtttcttttcacaatttttcaacgtgGTTTTAGCTCCGTTTGTGGTTATTTCGGCCTATCAAAAAAACTCGTTTAATATTAATATTTATAGACTAATGAACACATTCACAATTCCAGGGAAAAGATACCTCTGTTTCAACTTCCTTTTCAGCTTCTACTTCGTTCTCTAGCCGttcaacttggatttttttatcgTGTATTGTTGGCTGTAATGTTTCACATTCTCTTTCCAGGAATGGAATTTGTTCTTTAATGACTGAAAGTCGTTGTAAtgatttttccagcaattttcgtttgttttgtAAATCCCTGGTAGAGATATAAATGATTAAAACAAGGTTTAAAGAAGGCATTAAGTGCAAGAATTTAACCCTGAACTCGATGAATCTTGTAAATAATTGGAACCTAACAAGAATGCatagttaagtaggtacctagagaaataccaaataaaaacgaattggaaaccaatttcatcaatgaaaaaagtaaagcattattttgttttgttttttccttttttcaattcCACTTTAAATTTGAGTTCAGTCTACTTTTCTTCACTACCTATTTGACATCAATTCCTATCTATCTTGCCACCCCTACATGAATGAACTTGACAGATGTCACAAGAGACCGCTTCTTCAAGTTCattcgtgtgtttttttaattttctgcctCGTATATTTTTAGAATcagttttttattattcatttttctataaGTATAAATTGTCTTCtttgttattgttttgttttgtgtaAACTTATGGTTTAAGTATAATAATAAAGTGAAATTATTTCTAGAAATTGTTTCACCACTCACCAATGAtcgtaattaaaataatacaaaGGGTAaggaattacttttttttttctaaaatacaaaataaaacgagaatgtagcttgataaaaataaatacctaattattttatttttgatttttaatggttACAACATCAGACGTTCATAGTAGGCTATGTATTTCTTCACAATCTAATTATCCAGAtcatatctaaaaaaaaaaaaaaaaaaaaaaaaatagataggtacctataaatgaTTAAAACACGGTTTAAAAACGATATTATTTGTGACTGCAAGAATTTAACCCGGAACTCAATGCCCCATGGATAGTAATTGGAAGCCTATACAAACATGAACAAATATGGGATATAATTTATGTATATCtaaaaacaatttcatcaataaCGGAAAGGTAAAGCATAATTTTGTTTTCCTCTATTTTTCAACTCCACATTAAATTTGAGTTCAGTCTATTTGGCATCAACTCAGATCTATCTTGCCGACTTACTGATGAGTAATGACTGTTTTggctttattgaaaaatgatgaacaagTTATGGCGGATCATTTAAGGTTCTTattagaaaaaatcatttttggttacaaattttcataaaatacctacattcaaGTGGTTATTAGTTAATGGTTAttgcagtggcgtagccaggattttctcaaggagggggcaaaaccagatttttaggcatgaaaaatcgaaatgaggggtaattttctggaaatctattgtaatgtgtggtgatttcatgaaaatgaaagcaaaattactgctcgagcgaagcgagagcgaaattttttggaaaaaatgggtccaaacaacaaaaaaacgtccatttttgcatgttttctttcaaattttcgctctcaagggggggggcatggcccccttcgccccccccccttggctacacCA is from Planococcus citri chromosome 1, ihPlaCitr1.1, whole genome shotgun sequence and encodes:
- the LOC135834814 gene encoding dynein axonemal heavy chain 3-like → MPSLNLVLIIYISTRDLQNKRKLLEKSLQRLSVIKEQIPFLERECETLQPTIHDKKIQVERLENEVEAEKEVETEAEITTNGAKTTLKNCEKKLNSRKQEFEQQVAQIQVVWENVCENLQSLSSTDITLLKTMKNPPKPLKAVVEALAIIKVVFFNNVALFLFLIDYF